From a region of the Erythrobacter neustonensis genome:
- a CDS encoding cation:proton antiporter — MYEFSSTHMMLAALGLAIILSHWLPRFISWREPAASALLLLTGFAAFSWLPGMPPALDPLAAPRVWEVAAEFCVIIGLFGTGLRIDQLGGKRLWKPTIRLLAVAMPLTIAALALVGWQAAGLTLAGALLLGAVLAPTDPVLAGDVQVGRPSEGGEHPVRFTLTTEAGLNDGLAFPFVHLGILIATTGALSAGLIGEWMLRDVIYRIAVGAGAGVLVGWLLGKILFVWPRNNPLAATEAGVVAFAGVIFAYGVTELVEGYGFIAVFVSGMVLRRQESEHEFHTRLHDFSESLEHTLTALILVALGAALPGLWPYLGWPEAIIALSLVLVIRPAAAWVSLAGLGIAARSRAVMAFYGVRGIGSVYYLAYAAHHVELVNEGSLWAIIAATIALSTIVHGLTAALAVERVTEPQA; from the coding sequence ATGTACGAATTCAGTTCGACCCATATGATGCTCGCCGCGCTTGGCCTGGCGATCATCCTGTCCCACTGGCTGCCGCGTTTCATTTCATGGCGCGAGCCGGCTGCCTCTGCCCTGTTGCTTCTCACCGGGTTTGCCGCCTTTTCATGGTTGCCGGGGATGCCGCCCGCGCTCGATCCGCTTGCCGCGCCGCGCGTGTGGGAGGTCGCTGCGGAATTCTGCGTGATCATCGGACTGTTCGGCACCGGATTGCGGATCGACCAGCTGGGCGGAAAACGTCTGTGGAAGCCGACCATCCGGTTGTTGGCGGTGGCGATGCCGCTGACCATCGCAGCGCTCGCGCTGGTGGGATGGCAGGCTGCCGGATTGACCCTGGCGGGCGCTTTGCTGCTGGGCGCGGTGCTGGCGCCGACCGATCCGGTGCTTGCGGGCGATGTTCAGGTGGGCAGACCCTCCGAAGGCGGCGAGCACCCGGTGCGTTTCACGCTGACCACCGAGGCCGGTCTCAACGACGGGCTTGCCTTTCCCTTCGTGCATCTGGGCATCCTGATCGCGACCACCGGTGCGCTGAGCGCAGGGCTGATCGGCGAATGGATGCTGCGCGATGTGATCTATCGCATTGCGGTGGGGGCAGGCGCCGGTGTGCTGGTCGGCTGGCTGCTGGGGAAAATCCTGTTCGTCTGGCCGCGCAACAATCCGCTCGCCGCGACCGAGGCCGGCGTCGTCGCCTTTGCCGGGGTGATCTTTGCCTATGGCGTGACCGAACTGGTCGAAGGCTATGGTTTCATCGCGGTCTTCGTCAGCGGGATGGTGCTGCGCCGGCAGGAATCGGAGCATGAATTCCACACCCGGCTGCACGATTTTTCCGAATCGCTCGAACACACGCTGACCGCGCTGATCCTGGTCGCACTGGGCGCCGCGCTGCCTGGCCTGTGGCCCTATCTCGGCTGGCCCGAAGCGATCATCGCGCTGTCACTGGTTCTCGTGATCCGCCCCGCAGCGGCATGGGTTTCGCTCGCGGGGCTCGGGATCGCGGCGCGATCGCGTGCGGTCATGGCGTTCTATGGCGTGCGCGGGATCGGGTCGGTCTATTATCTCGCCTATGCCGCGCACCATGTCGAACTGGTCAATGAAGGGTCCTTGTGGGCGATCATCGCGGCAACGATCGCGCTGTCGACCATCGTCCACGGGTTGACCGCTGCGCTCGCGGTGGAACGGGTGACCGAACCGCAGGCCTGA
- the flgK gene encoding flagellar hook-associated protein FlgK, whose amino-acid sequence MPTAIFTIARSGLTASRRSLELTAQNIANAENVHYSRRTLTQGELVMTGSIGNNAQDSLGGVRPGVIERAESGLVQRQARDSASALAAAEEQFFAMKEAESALETSGVYTGLVDYEAALTRLQNNPTEPALRLAALEAARKMAGNFRIADGTLANARSLVQAEVSARTLTVNELAGELAKINADLVGAREGTAGRAALLDARDKALAGLAKEFGITPTINANGTADVTVNGTPPTALVTGSTTQTLATGFAADGTVTFTLGGSAFVPASGGMAGRAAALAEMADLQTGLDALALSAITLSNTAQANGVGIAGTPGQPLFSGTGAGSITMVLASADGLATAPAGAPAGSRDTANLAALIAALGDTSGPITGADALLLGLASKVSALETRTDGLAVVAASAEAELLRETGVDLDTEAANLVRLQQAFEANSRVIQIAAELFDTVLDLR is encoded by the coding sequence ATGCCAACCGCGATCTTCACCATTGCCCGCTCGGGCCTCACCGCGTCCCGCCGCAGCCTCGAGCTGACGGCGCAAAACATCGCGAACGCCGAAAACGTGCACTATTCGCGCCGCACGCTGACGCAGGGCGAGCTGGTGATGACCGGCAGTATCGGCAACAACGCGCAGGATTCGCTGGGCGGGGTGAGGCCGGGCGTGATCGAGCGGGCCGAGAGCGGGCTGGTCCAGCGGCAGGCGCGCGATTCGGCCTCGGCGCTGGCCGCGGCGGAAGAACAGTTCTTCGCCATGAAGGAAGCCGAAAGCGCGCTCGAAACCTCGGGCGTCTATACCGGTCTGGTCGATTACGAAGCCGCGCTTACCCGCTTGCAGAACAACCCGACCGAGCCTGCGCTGCGGCTCGCCGCGTTGGAAGCGGCGCGCAAGATGGCGGGCAATTTCCGCATCGCCGACGGCACGCTCGCCAATGCGCGCAGTCTGGTGCAGGCCGAAGTCAGCGCCAGGACGCTGACCGTCAACGAGCTGGCGGGCGAACTGGCCAAGATCAACGCCGATCTGGTCGGTGCGCGCGAAGGCACCGCGGGCCGCGCCGCGCTGCTCGATGCACGCGACAAGGCGCTGGCCGGCCTCGCCAAGGAATTCGGGATCACCCCGACGATCAACGCCAACGGCACTGCCGATGTCACCGTCAACGGCACCCCGCCGACCGCGCTGGTCACCGGCAGCACCACGCAGACGCTTGCCACCGGCTTTGCCGCCGACGGCACGGTTACCTTCACGCTGGGTGGCAGCGCCTTTGTGCCTGCCAGTGGCGGGATGGCAGGCCGCGCTGCCGCCCTGGCCGAAATGGCCGATCTGCAGACCGGGCTCGATGCGCTAGCGCTCTCGGCGATCACGCTGTCGAACACTGCGCAGGCCAATGGCGTGGGGATCGCCGGGACGCCCGGCCAACCGCTGTTTTCCGGAACCGGAGCGGGCAGCATCACGATGGTGCTCGCATCGGCAGACGGACTTGCCACCGCCCCCGCAGGTGCGCCAGCGGGCAGCCGCGATACCGCCAATCTGGCGGCGCTGATCGCCGCGCTCGGCGATACCAGTGGGCCGATCACAGGTGCCGATGCGCTCTTGCTTGGCCTTGCAAGCAAGGTCTCCGCGCTCGAAACCCGCACCGACGGGCTCGCCGTGGTGGCCGCCAGCGCCGAGGCCGAATTGCTGCGCGAAACCGGGGTCGATCTCGACACCGAAGCGGCCAATCTGGTTCGCTTGCAGCAGGCCTTCGAGGCCAACAGCCGGGTGATCCAGATCGCTGCCGAGCTGTTCGATACCGTCCTTGATCTGAGATAA
- a CDS encoding flagellar motor switch protein FliG: MTAEPVPALQPPAPAPALLSRVDRAAVFLMLLGDEEASGLLSRLSPAELEKLGGAMMALGEIETPHMAEALADFAGEAAREILPMRGRTDRVRTLLDRALGPARAESMLQRIEPDAPPRSLELAKWLAPGVLVRLILDEHPQVIAALLLLIDPEPAAEVLAMLPLELQTLVVERVARSGTISVTAITTIDTLLTQRISATFGTAALMLGGPRDAANLINLAAGELRNTVLPAIAERDAPLAEKIEEELFTFEMLFELDPMGMGRLLRDVDNEKLVDALKGLKEADRAPFFAAMSSRAADGVRDEIELRGRLAKSEVIAAQKAIVEIARGLADAGEIVIGSGSGEFV; encoded by the coding sequence ATGACCGCCGAACCCGTCCCCGCGCTTCAGCCGCCCGCGCCTGCGCCCGCGCTGCTCAGCCGGGTCGACCGTGCCGCAGTGTTCCTGATGCTGCTCGGCGACGAGGAGGCGAGCGGGCTGCTTTCGCGCCTCTCGCCCGCCGAACTGGAAAAGCTCGGCGGCGCGATGATGGCGCTGGGCGAGATCGAAACCCCGCACATGGCCGAAGCGCTCGCCGATTTTGCGGGCGAGGCGGCGCGAGAGATCCTGCCGATGCGCGGGCGCACCGACCGCGTGCGCACGCTGCTCGACCGCGCGCTTGGCCCGGCGCGCGCCGAAAGCATGTTGCAGCGGATCGAACCCGATGCCCCGCCGCGCAGCCTGGAACTGGCGAAATGGCTTGCGCCCGGGGTGCTGGTGCGGCTGATCCTCGATGAACACCCGCAGGTGATCGCGGCGCTGCTGCTGCTGATCGATCCCGAACCCGCCGCCGAGGTGCTCGCGATGCTGCCACTCGAACTCCAGACGCTGGTGGTCGAACGCGTGGCGCGCAGCGGGACGATTTCGGTGACCGCGATCACCACGATCGACACGCTGCTGACCCAGCGGATCAGCGCGACTTTCGGCACGGCTGCGCTGATGCTGGGCGGCCCGCGCGATGCGGCCAACCTCATCAACCTTGCCGCGGGCGAACTGCGCAACACCGTGCTGCCCGCGATCGCCGAACGCGATGCCCCGCTGGCCGAAAAGATCGAGGAGGAACTGTTCACCTTCGAAATGCTGTTCGAACTCGACCCGATGGGCATGGGCCGGCTGCTGCGCGATGTCGACAACGAGAAGCTGGTCGACGCGCTCAAGGGCCTCAAGGAAGCCGACCGCGCGCCCTTCTTCGCGGCCATGTCGAGCCGTGCGGCCGACGGCGTGCGCGACGAGATCGAACTGCGCGGCCGTCTGGCCAAGAGCGAGGTCATCGCCGCGCAGAAGGCGATCGTCGAGATTGCGCGCGGACTTGCCGATGCGGGCGAGATCGTGATCGGCAGCGGGAGCGGCGAATTTGTCTGA
- the motA gene encoding flagellar motor stator protein MotA, producing the protein MFAAIGIVVLLVMVFGGFMLAGGAMGPVLAALPLEFMMIGGAATGATLIGNSMHEIKLLGAGFGRVFKGPKYTDQDHIDAIALTSKLMKLLRSEGAVALESHVTEPASSTLFSEYPRLQADPVVTAMICDPLTLMVVSSGTLDTHAVEDIIDSSIKTQMHEMDEPQHMIQSLADALPALGIVAAVLGIIKTMGAIDQPPAILGKMIGSALVGTFLGVLLAYGLAGPLGARLKQINVHDQQIFHSIKQVIIASLHGYPQPLVLEAARSGLPPAHRPKLTDLLDMMRGR; encoded by the coding sequence GTGTTTGCTGCTATCGGCATTGTCGTGCTTCTGGTCATGGTGTTCGGCGGGTTCATGCTCGCTGGCGGCGCCATGGGCCCGGTGCTCGCCGCGCTCCCGCTCGAATTCATGATGATCGGCGGCGCCGCCACCGGGGCGACGCTGATCGGCAACTCGATGCACGAGATCAAGCTCCTGGGCGCGGGCTTCGGGCGCGTGTTCAAGGGGCCGAAATACACCGATCAGGACCATATCGATGCGATCGCGCTGACATCCAAGCTGATGAAGCTGCTGCGTTCGGAAGGCGCGGTGGCGCTGGAAAGCCACGTTACAGAACCTGCGTCCTCGACCCTGTTTTCCGAGTATCCGCGCCTTCAGGCCGATCCCGTCGTGACCGCGATGATCTGCGATCCGCTGACGCTGATGGTGGTCTCGTCGGGCACGCTCGATACCCATGCGGTCGAGGACATCATCGACAGTTCGATCAAGACCCAGATGCACGAGATGGACGAGCCGCAGCACATGATCCAGTCGCTCGCCGACGCGCTGCCCGCATTGGGGATCGTCGCGGCGGTGCTCGGGATCATCAAGACGATGGGCGCGATCGACCAGCCGCCGGCGATCCTGGGCAAGATGATCGGGTCGGCGCTGGTCGGCACCTTCCTCGGCGTGCTGCTTGCCTATGGCCTCGCCGGCCCGCTGGGTGCGCGGCTGAAGCAGATCAACGTTCACGATCAGCAGATCTTCCATTCGATCAAGCAGGTGATCATCGCCAGCCTGCACGGCTATCCGCAGCCGCTGGTGCTCGAAGCGGCGCGTTCGGGCCTTCCGCCCGCGCACCGGCCCAAGCTGACCGACCTGCTCGACATGATGCGCGGTCGCTGA
- a CDS encoding flagellin, which translates to MNVINTNTSAMRATNSAVAAGKMLGTAMERLSSGKRINSAADDAAGLAIVNSMTSQIRGMQQGVRNANDGISLAQTAEGALNEVTNMLQRVRELAVQAGSDTYADTDRDNIQAEVDELTAQIGQVVANTEFNGVKLFDGSVTTVTVMAGANAADTVDITLEDLSALDGTAGTYDVTGTDGTAARTALTAVDTDIELISTTRATLGASQNRLQSAVNNLTNVSTNLSDARSRIQDTDYSQETTALAKAQILGQASTAMLAQANQSQQNVLSLLR; encoded by the coding sequence ATGAACGTCATCAACACCAACACCTCGGCCATGCGCGCCACCAACTCCGCTGTGGCTGCGGGCAAGATGCTCGGCACTGCGATGGAGCGTCTGTCGAGCGGCAAGCGCATCAACAGCGCCGCCGACGACGCCGCCGGCCTCGCCATCGTCAACTCGATGACCTCGCAGATCCGCGGCATGCAGCAGGGCGTGCGCAACGCCAACGACGGCATCAGCCTCGCCCAGACGGCGGAAGGCGCGCTGAACGAAGTGACCAACATGCTCCAGCGCGTTCGTGAACTGGCCGTGCAGGCCGGTTCGGACACCTACGCCGACACCGACCGCGACAACATCCAGGCGGAAGTCGACGAGCTGACCGCGCAGATCGGCCAGGTCGTTGCCAACACCGAATTCAACGGCGTGAAGCTGTTCGACGGTTCGGTCACCACCGTCACCGTGATGGCCGGCGCCAACGCTGCCGACACCGTCGACATCACCCTTGAGGACCTCAGCGCCTTGGACGGCACTGCCGGTACTTACGACGTCACCGGCACCGACGGTACCGCAGCGCGCACCGCCCTGACCGCCGTCGACACCGACATCGAGCTGATCTCGACCACCCGTGCAACGCTCGGTGCGAGCCAGAACCGCCTCCAGTCGGCGGTGAACAACCTCACCAACGTTTCGACCAACCTGTCGGATGCGCGTTCGCGGATCCAGGACACCGACTACTCGCAGGAAACCACCGCGCTCGCCAAGGCCCAGATCCTCGGCCAGGCCTCGACCGCGATGCTCGCTCAGGCGAACCAGTCGCAGCAGAACGTGCTCTCGCTGCTGCGTTAA
- the fliF gene encoding flagellar basal-body MS-ring/collar protein FliF, with amino-acid sequence MVDALPVPADMPGLPAAPAPATGWRTMLPPQVAGFVSQPALARALPALGGLAAVGAAAMVWMAISAGPDRVLYTSLTDAERAKVVETLEGGGIAYAIDNGTGALSVAEDDVYRAKMLVASNAGIAAPEGAEAMLDAMPLGTSRTLEGERLRLARERELMLTIKEIDGIESVRVHLATPERSVFVRENSAPSASVMVRLVNGRSLSPEQVSAIGNLVAASVPGMSTDAVRVVDQNGRLLSDPRVAAGEGLDLQREHEAKLREQLDALLMPLLGSGNFSAQVQVELDRSDVTTARETYEKEGVVRSESERNAQRTGAAPAGGVPGVPANTPPPQAQLVDGAPNPAPPANAATTDTETATDRAYELGREVAVTTAGPGSLKKLSVAVAVSDEALKAAAPMTAQQLQALVSAAVGANTQRGDTVQVVASKFEPADLEPPAFYEEPWFAMLVRYGTALIAVLLVLLLAVKPLIGRIRDKKSPAADSAPGALGEASAEGEGAVDGRDPAMLDAPGDDSGTALDDLPRQVELVRQLAAQQPERAVEVLQRMLDAPDTPEPAAEAA; translated from the coding sequence ATGGTCGACGCGCTTCCCGTTCCCGCCGATATGCCGGGCCTGCCCGCGGCCCCGGCGCCTGCAACAGGCTGGCGCACGATGCTGCCGCCGCAAGTGGCCGGCTTCGTCAGCCAGCCCGCGCTGGCCCGCGCCCTGCCGGCCTTGGGCGGTCTTGCCGCAGTCGGCGCGGCGGCTATGGTGTGGATGGCAATTTCTGCCGGCCCCGACCGCGTGCTTTACACCAGCCTCACCGATGCCGAGCGTGCCAAGGTGGTCGAAACGCTCGAAGGCGGCGGGATCGCCTATGCGATCGACAACGGCACCGGCGCGCTGTCGGTGGCCGAGGACGATGTGTACCGCGCCAAGATGCTGGTCGCGAGCAACGCCGGGATCGCCGCGCCCGAAGGCGCCGAGGCGATGCTCGACGCGATGCCGCTGGGCACTTCGCGCACGCTCGAAGGCGAACGGCTGCGGCTGGCGCGCGAACGCGAGTTGATGCTGACGATCAAGGAGATCGACGGCATCGAAAGCGTGCGCGTCCACCTCGCCACGCCCGAACGTTCGGTCTTCGTGCGCGAAAACAGCGCGCCATCGGCCTCGGTGATGGTGCGGCTGGTGAACGGGCGCAGCCTGTCGCCCGAACAGGTCAGCGCGATCGGCAATCTGGTTGCCGCCAGCGTGCCGGGGATGAGCACCGACGCAGTGCGCGTGGTCGACCAGAACGGGCGGCTCCTGTCCGACCCGCGCGTGGCGGCGGGCGAAGGGCTCGACCTGCAACGCGAACACGAAGCCAAGCTGCGCGAACAGCTCGATGCGCTGCTGATGCCCTTGCTGGGAAGCGGCAATTTCAGCGCGCAGGTGCAGGTCGAACTCGATCGCAGCGATGTGACGACCGCGCGCGAAACCTACGAAAAGGAAGGCGTGGTGCGCTCCGAAAGCGAACGCAATGCGCAGCGCACCGGGGCCGCGCCCGCCGGCGGCGTGCCGGGTGTTCCGGCCAACACGCCCCCGCCGCAGGCGCAGCTCGTCGACGGTGCGCCCAACCCCGCGCCGCCTGCCAATGCCGCCACCACCGACACCGAAACCGCCACCGACCGCGCCTATGAACTGGGCCGCGAGGTGGCGGTGACCACCGCCGGGCCGGGCAGCCTCAAGAAGCTGTCGGTCGCGGTCGCGGTGAGCGACGAGGCGCTGAAAGCCGCAGCCCCCATGACCGCGCAGCAATTGCAGGCGCTGGTCAGCGCGGCGGTGGGCGCGAACACCCAGCGCGGCGACACGGTGCAGGTCGTCGCAAGCAAGTTCGAACCTGCCGATCTCGAACCGCCCGCCTTCTACGAAGAGCCGTGGTTTGCGATGCTGGTGCGTTACGGCACTGCGCTGATCGCGGTGCTGCTGGTGTTGCTGCTGGCGGTGAAGCCGCTGATCGGCAGGATCCGGGACAAGAAATCGCCCGCGGCCGACAGCGCCCCGGGGGCGTTGGGAGAGGCTTCCGCCGAGGGCGAAGGCGCCGTGGACGGACGCGATCCGGCGATGCTCGACGCACCGGGCGACGACAGCGGCACCGCGCTCGATGATCTGCCGCGCCAGGTCGAACTGGTCCGCCAGCTTGCCGCGCAGCAACCCGAACGCGCGGTCGAAGTGCTCCAGCGGATGCTCGACGCCCCCGACACCCCCGAGCCCGCAGCGGAGGCCGCATGA
- a CDS encoding sigma-54 interaction domain-containing protein: MQAAKEQAADSHTAKGMTGCAPPDLPPAQIGRSGHDILTSMTLPLMGGSWQRDRIVLGDAMPPVMAAGIARSGRVAIALDHARTQPALALTGEGQVALSYDPAALGEARAALIAASAQGGWPVAGDPQTMALLTLAERIAASDIPVLLEGPTGTGKEVLARFVHRLSARAAGPFVAVNCAAMPEAMLEALLFGHKKGAFTGAAEAGEGLFRAADRGTLLLDEIGELPLALQSKMLRALQEGEILPLGATKPVKVDVRVVAATNRHLAAEVEAGRFREDLLYRLNVFPLALPALRDRPGDIAPLAFAMLLRHVPTGAGPGWLSSDALAALEMHAWPGNVRELENVIRRAILLAGGAAMLTAAHIVFDTAVRAAASPAPLAADAPPARAAAPRSLSDVAFASEAQAILETLTRHGGNRLATARSLGISERTLRYRLASMRGAGMLAAGGAA; the protein is encoded by the coding sequence ATGCAAGCTGCAAAGGAGCAGGCGGCCGACAGCCACACTGCCAAGGGGATGACAGGCTGCGCGCCTCCCGATCTGCCACCGGCGCAGATTGGCCGGTCGGGGCATGATATCCTGACCAGCATGACCTTGCCGCTGATGGGTGGCAGCTGGCAGCGCGACCGGATCGTGCTGGGCGATGCGATGCCGCCGGTGATGGCTGCGGGGATTGCGCGCAGTGGCCGGGTGGCGATCGCGCTCGATCATGCGCGCACTCAGCCTGCCCTCGCGTTGACCGGAGAAGGCCAGGTTGCCTTGTCCTATGATCCGGCAGCGCTTGGCGAGGCGCGCGCGGCGCTGATCGCGGCCTCGGCGCAGGGCGGCTGGCCCGTTGCAGGCGATCCGCAGACGATGGCCCTGCTGACGCTGGCCGAACGGATCGCGGCGTCGGATATTCCGGTGCTGCTCGAAGGGCCGACGGGCACCGGCAAGGAAGTGCTCGCGCGGTTCGTCCACCGCCTCTCCGCGCGCGCGGCGGGGCCGTTCGTCGCGGTCAATTGCGCCGCGATGCCCGAGGCGATGCTCGAAGCCCTGCTGTTCGGCCACAAGAAGGGCGCCTTCACCGGCGCTGCCGAAGCGGGCGAGGGCCTGTTCCGCGCGGCGGACAGGGGCACGTTGCTGCTAGACGAGATCGGCGAATTGCCGCTGGCGCTGCAATCGAAGATGCTGCGCGCCTTGCAGGAAGGCGAAATCCTGCCGCTTGGCGCGACCAAGCCGGTCAAGGTCGATGTCCGCGTGGTCGCGGCGACCAACCGGCATCTCGCCGCCGAGGTCGAGGCAGGGCGCTTCCGCGAGGACCTGCTTTACCGCCTCAACGTCTTTCCGCTGGCGCTGCCGGCACTGCGCGACCGGCCGGGCGATATCGCCCCGCTCGCCTTTGCGATGTTGCTGCGCCATGTGCCGACCGGCGCGGGGCCGGGATGGCTTTCGTCCGACGCGCTGGCCGCGCTTGAGATGCATGCCTGGCCGGGCAATGTCCGCGAGCTGGAAAATGTCATCCGCCGCGCGATCCTGCTGGCGGGCGGCGCGGCGATGCTGACCGCTGCGCATATCGTGTTCGATACCGCGGTGCGCGCGGCTGCCAGCCCGGCGCCGCTGGCGGCGGACGCGCCTCCCGCACGGGCGGCCGCACCGCGCTCGCTGTCGGATGTGGCCTTCGCCTCCGAAGCGCAGGCGATCCTCGAAACGCTCACCCGCCACGGCGGCAACCGGCTCGCCACGGCGCGCAGCCTCGGCATTTCCGAACGCACGCTGCGCTATCGCCTCGCCTCGATGCGCGGGGCCGGGATGCTGGCCGCGGGAGGGGCGGCATGA
- a CDS encoding FliH/SctL family protein — protein MSDWLGALAASPDAEILPADAAPAWLARLADGGGSGFCAAPLFSPEVAAVAVEAEPEPDPPEPDPLAEATARAFADGAAQGRAAAQAEAAALAERQRALRLNFRSLDEAASAVLAEDLAATVLALCEGVLGEAARDPAGLRARAEAAAKRIGGAPDRLTLHLHPDDIALIDDSARGGMRIVPDPALAPGSVMIEGPEGTASDGPAEWRRALAAMVRG, from the coding sequence TTGTCTGACTGGCTTGGCGCGCTCGCCGCTTCCCCCGATGCCGAAATCCTGCCCGCCGATGCCGCGCCCGCGTGGCTGGCACGGCTTGCCGATGGCGGCGGCAGCGGGTTTTGCGCCGCGCCGCTGTTCAGCCCTGAAGTGGCGGCAGTGGCGGTGGAAGCCGAGCCCGAGCCCGACCCGCCGGAACCCGATCCGCTGGCCGAGGCAACCGCGCGCGCCTTTGCCGATGGGGCCGCGCAAGGCCGCGCCGCCGCGCAGGCCGAAGCCGCCGCGCTTGCCGAACGACAGCGCGCGCTGCGGCTCAATTTCCGCAGTCTCGATGAAGCGGCGAGCGCGGTTCTGGCCGAGGATCTGGCCGCCACCGTGCTGGCGCTGTGCGAAGGGGTGCTGGGCGAAGCGGCGCGCGATCCTGCGGGTTTGCGCGCGCGGGCCGAGGCCGCGGCGAAACGGATCGGCGGCGCGCCCGACCGGCTCACGCTCCATCTCCATCCCGATGACATCGCGCTGATCGACGACAGTGCACGCGGCGGGATGCGGATCGTGCCCGATCCTGCGCTCGCGCCGGGCAGCGTGATGATCGAAGGGCCCGAAGGCACCGCCTCGGATGGCCCGGCCGAATGGCGCCGCGCGCTGGCGGCGATGGTGCGCGGATGA
- a CDS encoding flagellar motor protein MotB has product MADAGSAIPAPIIVKKVTIVEGGHHGGAWKVAYADFVTAMMAFFLLLWLLGATEEKQRKGIADYFAPTLVKLRKDGAGSDGLLGGSSLTDADNYPNRQGQTGTRTITIPRGATGGPSETGRGSDAETQKLKQLHDKIQNKLMQRRQLRDLARQVRVMRAPEGIRIDLMDNADFSMFELGTTILTKPARELLQVMADTLAEENAPLIVRGHTDSLPWRGGIKANNWSLSAGRAEATRQALVLGGVAQPRFARIEGVAETEPLIGDNPADPRNRRISLLLLEGRGAPLARSMPPAAEPPLKRGRMPQALAARD; this is encoded by the coding sequence ATGGCCGACGCAGGCAGCGCCATCCCCGCGCCCATCATCGTCAAGAAGGTGACGATCGTCGAGGGCGGCCATCACGGCGGCGCGTGGAAGGTCGCCTATGCCGACTTCGTGACCGCGATGATGGCGTTCTTCCTGCTGCTCTGGCTGCTCGGCGCGACGGAGGAAAAGCAGCGCAAGGGCATTGCCGATTATTTCGCGCCCACGCTGGTCAAGCTGCGCAAGGATGGCGCCGGATCGGACGGCTTGCTGGGCGGATCGTCGCTGACCGATGCCGACAATTACCCCAACCGGCAGGGGCAGACCGGGACGCGCACGATAACGATCCCGCGCGGCGCGACCGGCGGCCCTTCGGAAACGGGACGCGGCAGCGATGCCGAAACGCAGAAGCTCAAGCAGTTGCACGACAAGATCCAGAACAAGCTGATGCAGCGCCGCCAGTTGCGCGATCTTGCGCGGCAGGTGCGCGTGATGCGCGCGCCCGAAGGCATCCGCATCGATCTGATGGACAATGCCGATTTCTCGATGTTCGAACTGGGCACCACGATCCTCACCAAGCCGGCGCGCGAATTGCTGCAGGTGATGGCCGATACGCTGGCGGAAGAAAACGCGCCGCTGATCGTGCGCGGGCACACCGATTCGCTGCCATGGCGCGGCGGGATAAAGGCCAACAACTGGTCGCTTTCCGCCGGCCGCGCCGAAGCCACGCGGCAGGCGCTGGTGCTGGGCGGGGTGGCGCAGCCGCGCTTTGCCCGGATCGAAGGCGTCGCCGAAACCGAACCGCTGATCGGCGACAATCCCGCCGATCCCCGCAACCGGCGCATTTCGCTGTTGCTGCTCGAAGGACGCGGCGCGCCACTGGCAAGGTCGATGCCGCCAGCAGCCGAGCCTCCGCTAAAGCGCGGGCGCATGCCGCAAGCCTTGGCGGCGCGCGATTGA
- the fliE gene encoding flagellar hook-basal body complex protein FliE produces the protein MNALGAGFGVADVMALRSQVLARSSALREVRAASEASGAAASPVKAPGAGFADTLNVMLRQVNAVQEHSGAMQVAYERGAVTDIAQVMLARQEAGVAFEATLQVRNKLLNAYQDIMRMGG, from the coding sequence ATGAACGCGCTGGGGGCAGGGTTCGGGGTTGCCGACGTGATGGCGCTGCGCAGCCAGGTGCTCGCACGCAGCAGCGCCTTGCGCGAAGTGCGCGCGGCGAGCGAGGCCAGCGGCGCGGCGGCTTCGCCGGTCAAGGCGCCCGGGGCAGGCTTTGCCGATACGCTCAACGTGATGCTGCGGCAGGTCAATGCGGTGCAGGAACATTCGGGCGCGATGCAGGTCGCCTACGAACGCGGCGCGGTGACCGATATCGCGCAGGTGATGCTTGCCCGCCAGGAAGCCGGTGTCGCCTTTGAAGCGACGTTGCAGGTGCGCAACAAGCTGCTCAATGCCTATCAAGACATCATGCGGATGGGGGGCTGA